Proteins co-encoded in one Podospora pseudoanserina strain CBS 124.78 chromosome 7 map unlocalized CBS124.78p_7, whole genome shotgun sequence genomic window:
- a CDS encoding uncharacterized protein (EggNog:ENOG503NZCH; COG:S) produces MDSSQLGQQIQVPAFNFENPENQFGREITSPHPTPVVTMNGGTVLPKTDAMTAPQGMWTTPTSQGMRPRPATIHEGFSYCVAEPYEGLPAWDSSSLQMQQTPSDGMSSRPISMHQDFYPATTLESNSWPQKPCDDHFEIHGLEPEMNIGQAYTTDEANPIIDLRYPGQQVEGDSNNFEHGLNPRRMSGSSFTVSTSGGMSEMPPYEDFSTTLSEAPSFSSEYPPPSNRNSMISSTQLSPVASPRMTPQSRSELVRTQSRGRASPSPRPGVRAAPYSVESARNKRWSTGSYGTANRRPSPFVYHPHDVFNQHNRMSSRHSSPTIGHGPLPLNYGNLQAAQQHPYLMSNAPAFQRNSMLLPTQLPSHVFHHDTHHHHPHQFENAPPLLSHGLFRMLQSNADPHSLHSHYADLSDPPDLYASLQEEQIPPPPEDMNPSDPDLIPHEQELRFEGDLYTPRWVRGHGNKREGWCGICKPGRWLVLKNSAFWYDKSFTHGISAATGSPFQEPQDTRRMDGNPDVWEGLCGSCNEWIALVSSKKKGTTWFRHAYKCHTHPKIKDAPKRRRESSNTRALAATNMAKPATNPLTPQMTPQVSTTNTPAPAPLQSQSQHQTQQALEQALDQRQTPTPIQSQHPSHGPPPPPPTQHQQQPQGQQPHTMPSQQHQQYNQHQQSHPPPQPVIQLQPPPVRHFHRHLPPHLQLHPTSAPPQPPRTAIMSPIPPMAPMDGFANMI; encoded by the exons ACGACACCGACATCCCAGGGAATGAGACCCAGGCCTGCGACTATTCATGAAGGCTTCTCGTACTGCGTGGCGGAGCCGTACGAGGGTCTGCCAGCTTGGGACTCGTCATCTTTGCAAATGCAGCAGACACCTAGCGATGGCATGTCGTCGAGACCTATCTCCATGCACCAGGACTTCTATCCGGCGACTACATTGGAGAGCA ATTCGTGGCCGCAAAAGCCTTGCGATGACCATTTCGAGATTCATGGGTTGGAGCCCGAGATGAACATTGGGCAGGCTTACACCACTGACGAGGCGAATCCCATTATTGACCTCAGGTATCCTGGTCAACAGGTGGAAGGCGACTCGAACAACTTTGAGCATGGGTTGAACCCTCGCAGAATGTCTGGGTCGTCTTTTACCGTGTCCACGTCGGGCGGCATGTCAGAAATGCCTCCCTACGAGGATTTCTCCACGACCCTCTCCGAAGCGCCTTCCTTCTCGTCTGAGTACCCGCCGCCGTCCAACCGAAACTCGATGATTTCATCTACGCAACTGTCTCCTGTCGCTTCCCCACGCATGACACCTCAGAGCCGGTCAGAGTTGGTAAGAACCCAAAGCAGAGGGCGCGCATCGCCTTCTCCACGACCTGGAGTTCGCGCGGCCCCTTACTCGGTGGAAAGCGCCAGGAACAAGAGGTGGTCGACTGGTTCATACGGGACGGCGAATCGGAGACCTTCCCCCTTTGTGTATCACCCTCATGACGTTTTCAACCAGCACAATCGGATGTCGTCTCGCCACTCGTCACCTACTATCGGACAcggccccctccccttgaACTACGGCAACCTCCAGGCAGCGCAGCAGCACCCCTATCTGATGAGCAATGCGCCGGCATTCCAGAGAAACAGCATGCTTTTGCCCACGCAACTTCCGTCTCATGTCTTCCATCATGACacgcatcaccaccatcctcatcagtTTGAGAACGCGCCCCCCCTGCTCTCACATGGACTATTCCGCATGCTTCAAAGCAATGCCGACCCCCACTCTCTCCACAGCCACTACGCTGACCTTTCTGACCCCCCTGATCTGTATGCGTCTCTTCAGGAGGAGCAGATTCCTCCACCGCCCGAAGATATGAACCCATCCGACCCAGACTTGATCCCCCACGAGCAAGAGCTGAGGTTTGAGGGTGACTTGTACACTCCAAGATGGGTTCGCGGACATGGTAACAAGCGGGAAGGATGGTGCGGCATTTGTAAGCCTGGAAGATGGCTTGTCCTGAAGAACTCTGCTTTCTGGTACGACAAGAGCTTTACTCATGGCATCAGTGCCGCAACGGGTAGCCCATTCCAGGAGCCTCAAGACACGAGGCGCATGGATGGTAACCCTGATGTCTGGGAAGGACTGTGCGGCAGCTGCAACGAATGGATTGCATTGGTGAGCagcaagaaaaagggaacGACCTGGTTTAGACATGCCTACAAGTGCCACACGCACCCAAAGATCAAGGACGCACCCAAGCGCAGAAGGGAGAGCAGCAATACCCGTGCTCTGGCGGCCACCAACATGGCAAAGCCGGCAACCAATCCGTTGACGCCCCAAATGACACCACAGGTGTCGACGACAAACACTcctgctcccgctccccTTCAGTCGCAGTCTCAGCACCAGACTCAACAGGCTCTGGAACAGGCTCTGGACCAGAGACAGACACCAACCCCAATTCAAAGCCAACACCCGTCACATGgtccgcctcccccgccacctacccagcaccagcagcagcctcaggggcagcagccgcaTACTATGCCgtcgcagcagcaccaacaatacaatcagcatcagcagagccatcctccaccgcagcCAGTCATCCAGCTGCAGCCTCCGCCGGTCCGTCACTTCCATCGACacctcccacctcacctccagcTCCACCCGACGTCAGCTCCTCCGCAGCCTCCCAGAACAGCCATCATGAgccccatccctcccatgGCTCCCATGGACGGCTTTGCGAACATGATCTAG
- a CDS encoding uncharacterized protein (EggNog:ENOG503NYR5; COG:S): MSGDQPVSSFGDPDAQPPTPKQTPTLSIFPSPRFETPKNNAGRFDEPGGWTPHFAEDYSVFNSTPGNLRDSQHPFPDFGPATPYLGSARKRTLSTGETFSPTTNLQLPSVEPSEILRSSPSQLSTPTFQQLTPASRNSDTAERTSKKVRRGTVVEQSQGQTATPPPSGRKGERKLAPKLDTSAMQNDQGYGHPDFLATAQPQMGNFVTNPGDMFSYPLSAPAAGPGYAPQRSFWDQDPNMGGMEVDFSANGANGGDMFQNQTHQPLTPVDWANANLMQAQDAMVGHENGHVTTGNHQAPLISQAPMPALVTSAPEQAMFAVDYSTTMEDNFGMNSSGGAVNPGLIFSRPQSANMDAISHDQSMQVPIAPRRQTSQDFVQPTSRAPSAQRIVTTSRGELRRSSSTRTVPSSRPDRALASSPIKSVGRPGLSRSFSENRGKKQSSRPALPTLAPAPRPQSQLVSNAGVGANRPIISQPSRPSGRTSPLKSQQHSRLSSLTSIPETSGPRMRTQAKFTIDANGRARVETTVVVETEEPTSAKKRQGSQDGSQRRRWTPSDEEDDSSSTDDEGPIIIPSRNTSFALPDPVKPSIVHPFHRASHTGSSYSASFQHQDDDSDGETVVNVNDLTPTGKVAGDAISELQKVREARQRSGQWPPSSAPKVRRSFSGVGGSGSASFGNHQQGGYRGSYNNSSLSPASMTEGSLPTPTGERGGGMRCVCGRVEVGRNELLVQCQSCEMNLHERCVNATETSIYICSFCANVTTGHPVRGGGGGRVREREGTGKGGRYHGHGHVRVGGGGSGLGITSPLAHKNFKSFR, encoded by the exons ATGAGTGGGGATCAGCCAGTTTCCAG CTTTGGCGACCCAGACGCTCAGCCGCCCACCCCtaaacaaacaccaacatTATCGATTTTCCCGAGTCCTCGTTTCGAAACACCAAAGAACAACGCGGGACGATTCGACGAGCCTGGAGGCTGGACTCCTCATTTTGCCGAGGATTACTCCGTCTTCAACTCGACCCCGGGGAACCTGAGGGACAGCCAGCATCCCTTTCCCGATTTTGGTCCAGCAACCCCATACCTTGGTTCGGCCCGCAAACGGACGTTGTCTACTGGGGAAACGTTttcgcccaccaccaacttgCAGCTACCGTCTGTGGAACCGTCCGAGATCCTACGATCTTCTCCGAGCCAActatcaaccccaaccttTCAACAGTTAACTCCCGCCAGCCGAAATTCAGATACAGCTGAGAGGACTTCAAAGAAGGTGCGGCGTGGAACAGTGGTTGAGCAATCTCAGGGACAAACAGCAACCCCGCCGCCCTCTGGCCGGAAGGGTGAACGGAAACTCGCTCCCAAACTCGATACGTCCGCCATGCAGAATGATCAGGGCTACGGCCACCCAGACTTTTTGGCGACTGCCCAGCCACAAATGGGCAACTTCGTGACCAACCCTGGCGACATGTTTTCTTATCCCTTATCAGCACCGGCCGCCGGTCCAGGATATGCACCACAGCGGTCGTTTTGGGACCAGGATCCCAACATGGGAGGAATGGAAGTTGATTTCAGTGCCAATGGCGCCAATGGTGGCGATATGTTCCAAAACCAGACACATCAACCTCTCACCCCAGTCGACTGGGCAAATGCCAATCTGATGCAGGCACAGGACGCCATGGTCGGTCACGAAAACGGTCATGTTACTACTGGAAATCACCAAGCTCCCCTTATATCACAGGCGCCCATGCCTGCCCTCGTAACTTCAGCCCCCGAACAAGCCATGTTCGCGGTTGATTATTCCACGACCATGGAAGACAACTTTGGAATGAACAGTAGCGGCGGCGCGGTAAATCCCGGGCTCATCTTCAGCCGGCCGCAGTCAGCCAACATGGATGCCATCTCTCATGACCAATCTATGCAAGTCCCTATCGCACCTCGCCGTCAAACGAGTCAAGACTTTGTCCAGCCAACGAGCAGGGCACCATCAGCGCAAAGAATAGTGACAACATCCCGAGGCGAGCTTCGTCGTTCGTCAAGCACGAGGACCGTGCCTTCAAGCAGACCAGACCGAGCTCTGGCTAGCTCACCAATCAAGTCGGTTGGACGACCTGGCCTCTCGCGAAGCTTCAGCGAAAATAGAGGGAAGAAGCAGTCGAGCCGACCAGCGCTGCCCACTCTTgccccagctcctcgtccacAATCACAACTGGTGAGCAACGCTGGCGTAGGTGCCAACCGGCCGATTATAAGCCAACCTTCCCGTCCAAGTGGAAGGACATCTCCCCTGAAAAGCCAGCAACACTCCCGACTTTCCAGCTTGACATCCATCCCAGAGACCTCGGGTCCAAGAATGCGAACCCAAGCGAAGTTTACCATTGATGCCAACGGCAGAGCAAGAGTGGAAACCACAGTCGTTGTAGAAACAGAAGAGCCAACCAGTGCAAAAAAGCGCCAGGGCTCCCAAGACGGCAGCCAACGTAGGAGGTGGACTCCttccgacgaggaagatgactCTTCCTCTACCGATGACGAAGGCCCGATTATCATTCCTAGCAGAAACACCTCTTTTGCGCTCCCAGATCCGGTAAAACCCTCGATTGTCCATCCTTTTCACCGGGCGTCTCATACCGGCTCGTCGTACAGCGCTAGCTTCCAACACCAGGATGATGATAGCGAtggggagacggtggtgaaTGTGAATGACCTCACGCCCACGGGAAAAGTGGCCGGAGACGCGATCAGTGAGCTGCAAAAGGTCAGGGAGGCACGGCAGCGGAGCGGGCAGTGGCCGCCGAGTTCTGCGCCAAAGGTGAGGAGGTCCTTttcgggggtgggggggtcgGGGAGTGCGAGTTTTGGGAATCATCAGCAGGGGGGTTACAGGGGGAGTTATAATAATAGTAGCTTGAGTCCGGCTAGCATGACGGAGGGGAGTCTGCCGACGCcgacgggggagaggggaggggggatgaggtgcgtttgtgggagggtggaagTGGGGAGGAATGAGCTGTTGGTTCAGTG TCAATCGTGTGAGATGAACTTGCATGAACGGTGTGTGAATGCGACGGAGACGTCAATTTACATTTGTTCGTTTTGTGCGAATGTTACGACTGGGCATCCggtgaggggtggtggtggagggagggttagggaaagggaggggacagggaaaggggggcgTTAtcatgggcatgggcatgtgcgggtgggaggaggggggtcgGGCTTGGGGATTACGAGTCCGTTGGCGCATAAGAATTTTAAGAGTTTTAGGTGA